In one Ictalurus punctatus breed USDA103 chromosome 19, Coco_2.0, whole genome shotgun sequence genomic region, the following are encoded:
- the LOC128635394 gene encoding uncharacterized protein LOC128635394, which produces MDPTLQHLLETSLQQHAVTQQLAESLQVATQTLIAMRTETPAASTPLPDATSEIRRLLPPLGPKEDLEAYFETFESIACREGWDRDDWPRALGPLLTGEARTAYYALDPEEATDYLAIKEGVLAWCGRTPGRAATEFHRWVYRTGARPRCQMNALLRITKRWLRPDRHTASEVAEKVAVDRFLRALPRAERQAVGAHAPTTPQELLTALERTLATLELDSGEQQHLDRPLGAQGPRSDRQTRPRIWRNPQRAPTCEHPRDEPMPTEPEREAARLLTKPWLAGCALHQQQPPEAPSVTVWVEGRPVTALLDTGSTVTLAQPSILPEGRRPSGTLTVTCVHGDTREVPSAEVQIRSEASTWPLHVGIIPELPVPLLLGRDWPGFRVVPRAESWRPRRRGKGIPTRPAYLAQDDGEATSEGKTPQTTNPLSSVFPQVNREGKFGREQKEDDRLKHCWAQVRVIEGVDQSPDLRLPTSYFLVRGGLLYQRACRRGEQVDLLVVPRAKTAILLHLAHTHPLGGHLGARNTLEKLRDRFVWPGMDAEVRTFCQQCPQCQRTAPRRPPPAPLIPLPIIGVPFERVGMDLVGPLPKSARGHEYILVLVDYATRYPEAVPLRKATSQNIARELVLLFSRVGIPKDVLTDQGTPFVSKLMADLCRMLQVKHLRTSVYHPQTDGLVERFNQTLKRMLRRVVDEEGRNWDLLLPYVLFAVRECPQASTGFTPFELLFGRRPRGLLDVAREAWEEQPSPFRSVVEYVQDMQARIDRVGPIVREHMLAAQEEQKKVYNRPAQPREFQPGDRVLLLVPSSACKFLARWQGPYTVLERRGPVNYRLQQPGKPKDGKLYHINLLKKWVEPTPVVSAFAVQDSDRGKGTLVGFGEDLTPTQRQELTELTDQFADVFSATPGMTQLVQHEIKTPPGVVVRQRPYRVPEARRQAIEEEISRMLRDHIIEESSSPWSSPIVVVPKPDGSMRLCNDFRRLNQVSEFDSYPLPRVDDLIERLGRARFISTLDLTKGYWQVALAPEARPKTAFSTATGHWQYRVLPFGLHGAPATFQRLMDILLRPHRQFAAAYLDDVVIHSSTWADHLFHLREILKALREAGLTANPKKCHLGLTEAQYLGYRIGRGMLKPQQKKIEAVKDYPRPTSKKQVRAFLGLAGYYRRFVPNFSAVASPLSDLTKKGQPDQVRWTADAERAFQALKEALTSAPILRNPDFDLPFTVHTDASETGLGAVLSQTFDGEEHPVLYISRKLSPAERKYAAVEREALAIKWAIEELRYYLAGRHFILITDHAPLQWMAKAKDTNARVTRWFLALQDFSFQVKHRAGAQHGNADGLSRRDALWAHHRAAVGSELRGGYCRDRQRSGAHQRENAPSPTAAPARRGQLPAEHSASWKDRRGRAGLTRLRPAIGGSNGEVPPLRRRRRRIKERASGREGEENIVASKRTPSRKRGRDRRIVRVAHTEDAGPGKPPPRLGNPASATSRLRRPSRLHKPPHSSIYHTFTSP; this is translated from the exons atggaccccACCCTGCAACACTTGCTGGagaccagcctccagcagcacgccGTGACGCAGCAGCTCGCCGAAAGCCTTCAGGtcgccacacagacactgatcgccATGAGGACTGAGACCCCCGCCGCCTCCACGCCTCTCCCCGACGCAACCAGCGAGATCCGCCGCCTACTACCCCCCCTTGGCCCCAAAGAGGACCTTGAGGCGTACTTCGAGACCTTCGAGAGTATCGCCTGCCGGGAGGGGTGGGACCGTGACGACTGGCCCCGTGCCCTTGGTCCcctgctcacgggagaggcccgaacagcctactatgccctcgacCCGGAGGAGGCTACGGACTACCTGGCGATtaaggagggagtcctggcgtGGTGTGGCCGAACCCCTGGCCGGGCCGCTACTGAATTCCATCGTTGGGTTTATCGAACAGGTGCTCGACCACGTTGCCAGATGAACGCCCTCCTCCGGATCACCAAACGATGGCTCCGACCGGATCGGCATACCGCCTCGGAGGTGGCGGAGAAGGTGGCGGTTGACCGTTTCCTGAGAGCGCTACcccgggcagagagacaggccgtGGGGGCCCACGCCCCAACTACGCCCCAGGAACTCCTGACTGCCCTGGAGCGAaccttggccaccctggagctcgactccggggagcagcagcacctcgatcGGCCCCTCGGTGCCCAGGGCCCCCGGTCTGACCGCCAGACCCGGCCCCGCATCTGGAGGAACCCACAGAGGGCGCCCACTTGTGAACACCCCCGagacgagcccatgcctacagagccggagagggaagccgcccggctgcttacaaaaccatggctggcaggctgcgccctccatcagcagcaaccgccggaggcgccctccgtgacggtgtgggtcgaagggagaccggtaaccgccctactggacaccgggagcacggtgacccttgcccaaccctccatcctgcctgagGGGCGCCGACCAAGCGGGACGCTTACCGTGACatgcgtccatggggacacccgggaggtcccctcagctgaggtccagatccggaGCGAAGCCAGCACCTGGCCCCTCCATGTCGGAATCATCCCCGAACTCCCCGTGCCCCTCCTCCTGGGACgagactggccaggattccGGGTGGTACCGAGAGCCGAGTCCTGGAGACCGCGGCGGCGAGGGAAGGGGATCCCAACCCGGccggcctacctggcccaggacgacggagAGGCCACCTCAGAAGGTAAGACCCCCCAAACTACTAACCCTCTGTCATCTGTCTTTCCCCAGGTAAACCGGGAGGGAAAGTTCGGTCGGGaacagaaggaggacgaccgactgaagcactgctgggcccaggtacgggtgatagagggggtcgaccagagcccagacctgaggcTCCCCACATCGTACTTCCTCGTCCGAGGGGGGCTCCTGTACCAACGGGCCTGccgccgcggggagcaggtggacctactggtggtgccCCGAGCCAAGACAGCCATCTTATTGCACCtagcccacacccatcccctcggcggccacctgggggcccgaaataccctggagaaactgcgggaccgcttcgtgtggcccgggatggacgcggaGGTCCGGACCTTTTGTCAACAGTGCCCGCAGTGCCAACGCACGGCCCCGCGGAGGCCCCCGCCGGCGCCCCTGATACCCCTGCCCATCATCGGTGTCCCGTTtgagcgagtgggcatggatctcgtggggcccctacccaagtcggcccggggccatgaatacatcctggtcctggtcgactacgccactcggtaccctgaggcggtgccgctccgcaaggccacctcgcaaaacatcgccagggagctggtactcctcttcagtcgagtggggatccccaaggacgtgttgaccgaccaaggtacgccgtttgtctcgaagctaatggcggatttgtgtcgtatgttacaggtgaagcacctccggacgtccgtctaccacccccaaaccgacggacttgttgaaaggttcaatcagaccctcaagcggatgctgcgccgggtggtggacgaggaggggaggaactgggacctcctcctcccctacgtactcttcgccgttcgggagtgcccccaggcgtccacgggcttcacgccCTTCGAGCTCCTGTTCGGGCGGCGGCCGCGGGGATTGTTGGATGTAGCCCGtgaagcctgggaggagcaaccatccccGTTCCGCTCCGTCGTCGAGTACGTGCAGGACATGCAAGCCaggattgacagggtgggccccatcgtccgggagcacatgctggcggcgcaggaggagcagaagaaggtatacaaccgccccgcacagccccgggaattccagccgggggaccgggtcctcctgttagtgcccagcagcgcctgcaagttcctcgcccggtggcaaggtccatacactgtcctcgagcgccggggcccAGTCAACTACCGCCTACAGCAACCCGGTAAGCCGAAGGACGGGAAGCTATACCacataaacctgctgaaaaagtgggTGGAACCAACCCCGGTGGTGTCGGCGTTCGCAGTTCAGGACTCGGACCGgggcaagggtaccttggtcggcttcggggaggacctcacccccacccaaagacaggagcttaccGAGCTGACCGACCAGTTTGCAGATGTGTTTTCGGCTACCCCGGGAATGACtcagctggtccagcatgaaatcaagactcctcccggtgtagtggtgagacaaaggccataccgtgtccccgaggcccggcgccaggccatcgaggaggaaatcagtcgcatgctgcgggaccacatcatcgaggagtccagcagcccctggtccagccccatcgtcgtcgtgccgaAACCGGATGGGAGCATGAGGCTATGCAATGACTTCCGAAGGCTGAACCAGGTGTCGGAGTttgacagctaccccctccccagagtggacgacctgattgagaggctggggagagcccgattcatatcgaccctggacctcaccaaaggctattggcaagtggcgctcgcaccggaggcaaggcccaagacagcctttagcacggccaccggccactggcagtaccgggttctcccctttgggctgcacggggcgcccgccacgttccagcggctaatggacatcctcctgcgacCCCACCGACAGTTTGCCgcggcctacctggacgacgtggtcatacactcctccacctgggccgaccacctgttccacctcagggagatcctgaaagccctccgggaggccggcctgacggcgaacccaaagaaatgccacctagggctgacggaagcccagtacctggggtaccgcatcggacgggggatgctgaagccccaacaaaaaaagatcgaggctgtgaaggactaCCCACGTCCAACGtcgaaaaaacaggtacgtgccttcttgggattggcgggctactatcgcaggttcgtgcctaacttttctgctgtagcctctcccctctcagacctcacaaagaagggccagccagaccaggtgaggtggacagccgatgcagaaagggccttccaggccctaaaagaagccctcaccagcgcgccgatactccgcaacccggactttgacctcccgttcactgtacatactgatgcgtccgagaccgggctgggtgccgtcctctcccagaccttcgacggggaagaacacccagtcctctacatcagccggaagctgtccccggccgagaggaagtatgcggcggtcgagcgggaggcactagcaataaaatgggccatcgaggagctgcgatACTATCTGGCGGGCAGGCACTTCATCCTCATAACCgaccacgcccccctgcagtggatggccaaggcgaaggacaccaacgcccgggtaacccgctggttcctcgccttacaagacttctcttttcaggttaagcaccgggcaggggcccagcatggtaacgcggatgggctctcacgacgagacgccctctgggcccaccaccgagcggcagtaggctcggagctgaggggggggtactgtcgcgaccggcagagatccggcgcacaccagagggaaaacgctccttctccgactgccgcaccggcacgacgtgggcagcttcctgccgaacattccgccagctggaaggaccgccgcggcagggcggggctgacgcgactccggcccgcgattggcggatccaacggggaagtcccaccactcaggcgacgacggaggaggataaaagagcgcgcttccggccgggaagggGAGGAGAATATCGTGGCGTcaaaacggactcc gagtcgtaagcgcggacgagaccgccggatagtgagagtcgcacacacggaggacgccggcccgggaaaacccccgccccgcctcgggaatcccgcctccgccacgagtcgactccgccggccgtcacgccttcacaaacccccgcactcttccatttatcacacgttcacctcaccctag